Part of the Dysgonomonas mossii genome, TATAAAATGCAGTTTTGATTTCATCCCTTACCCTGATATACTCGGATTGAATAAATTCGGGTGTTCCCGTAGCTTCGGACGGATCATCAAAACCGATATGTAGACGGTTCTTTACTTTTCCTGAGAATGCAGGACAGCTTTCATTTGCTCCACCGCAAACGGTAATCACATAGTCCCATTCATCATTCATATATTTCTCTACACTATCGGATCTATGGTGCGAAATATCCACCCCTGCATCCTGCATGACTTCTATTGCCTTCGGGTTTACTTTTCCGTTTGCTTTTGTCCCTGCGGAATAAACAGACAATGAAGGATCGAATGATTGTAAAAATCCATGTGCCATCTGGCTACGGCAACTATTTCCTGTACACAGAATTAAAATTCTCATATTGTTTATAATTTCGTGTTTATACTAACAGTTCCTATTTCGTCGAATAACGAATATGTATTAAAAAAAATATCAGGATAAAACTTTTGACATTTTATAGTTTGTCATAGAGATACCAATGCAAACGGTCTGTTGTTCCAGAATAACATAGCCTTGTTTTGAGAAGAAAGGCTCGGCTGTAATACTGACATCAGCAGTTATTTCTGAAATATCTTTCAACCGCGCATATTCTTCAATCTTTTTAAGTAAGAATGTTGCAATGCCCATTCCCTGATAGTCCTTATGGACAAACATAGAATTTAAATATCCTGCCAATTTTAGGGCCGCAAACCCTAATATTGTATCGTTTTCCTCGGCAAGTATAAAGTATTGCTCACTTATCCGTTCTTCCCATAGACTCGTGTCCTCTCCTCTTGCAGCCCAGCATCCGACCTGTTCGGGTGTATAGTCTTTTAAATTGACTGAAAGGATAGTTGAACGAAATAATTCCTTAATGGCAGGGATATCTTTTGGGGTTGCAAACCTGATGTCCATCATATCAGCAAATCTCGTCTGTATTCTGTAATTGGGTAAAAAAGCCACCAAAGAGTTCTTTGGCTTTATTCCAGTTCTCGCTGTTGATACAATATTTCACGGTGGGTAATGTAATTGTTCCCTGAATCAATCCTGCATCTTTCAGTTCGTTCAGATGCTGTGACAGCGTGCTTTTGGCAATCGGTAATACCTCTGACATATCGCCATGATAGCAGCATGACTCATTGGCAAGCATTTCTAATATCGCTATACGAATCGGATGCCCCAATGCTTTAGCAAAACGGGCTAATTGCTCCTGATCGGCTGTTAATTCTTTCTTTGACATAGACTCGATATTTATTATTCGTAAATATACGAACAATAATTAAATTCGCAAGATTACGAACTAACTTTTAGCCTAAGTATTGATTCATATAGTTAAAAATTTACAACTGCAAGTATTCTGGATACCTATCCTATTGTAAAAAAACTCTAAATATGATTTTTAATTAGAGTCTATGAAATAAGTATGATGTAGATATAATGTTCTTCATGATCCAATAATAAGGCTCTATGTGGAAGAGAAAGAATTAAAAAGAAGGATCGAAGTTTCTACTTTTGGGCTAAAACGAAACGAGGCAGTAATTTACAATTTCAATTCCGTTACATACAGCA contains:
- a CDS encoding arsenate reductase ArsC — its product is MRILILCTGNSCRSQMAHGFLQSFDPSLSVYSAGTKANGKVNPKAIEVMQDAGVDISHHRSDSVEKYMNDEWDYVITVCGGANESCPAFSGKVKNRLHIGFDDPSEATGTPEFIQSEYIRVRDEIKTAFYKLYTDKIKGHE
- a CDS encoding GNAT family N-acetyltransferase; the protein is MMDIRFATPKDIPAIKELFRSTILSVNLKDYTPEQVGCWAARGEDTSLWEERISEQYFILAEENDTILGFAALKLAGYLNSMFVHKDYQGMGIATFLLKKIEEYARLKDISEITADVSITAEPFFSKQGYVILEQQTVCIGISMTNYKMSKVLS
- a CDS encoding ArsR/SmtB family transcription factor; this translates as MSKKELTADQEQLARFAKALGHPIRIAILEMLANESCCYHGDMSEVLPIAKSTLSQHLNELKDAGLIQGTITLPTVKYCINSENWNKAKELFGGFFTQLQNTDEIC